The nucleotide window GAGATCAAGGTCAAAAACATCATGACCCCAAATCCCATGACCATCCGGGACACGGACACAGTGGTCAAGTGCGCGGCCATCATGCATGACAAAAAACTGTCCGGCCTGCCCGTGCTGAATGATCGCAACGAGTTGGTCGGCATCATGACCCAGAATGAGGTTTACCGGGTCTTGCTGAGCATCACCGGCGTTTACCACGGTGGAGTGCAGATCGGCTTCACCCTGCCCGACGAACGGGGCAGCCTCAAGGAAGTGCTGGATTGCTTGCGGCGGCACAAGGCACGGGTCATCTCGGTGCTGACATCCTACGACCAGGTCGAATCCGGATTCCGCAAAGTGTTCATCCGGATCATGGACATGGACAAATCGGCGCTCAACGAACTCCGCCAGGAACTCAACGAAAAATACGGGCTGGAATTCTGGGTCCGCGACGCCATCAACCCCATCAGCTGAGCCCCAACCGGCCATAAAGCCAGACCTCGAAACAAAGCCCGTGGATTCCCACGGGCTTTGTTCGGCAAGGAGCACACATGCAAGAAAGCTATCCCATCAAGGACACGTTCAGCGAAATAGTCACCGCCCTTCAAACCGCCCTCGACACGGAATACGTCGTGGGGCTGCTTGTGGCCACGGCGATCATCTCCTTTATCCTGGGGAGAATGACCAAATAAGCCAACAATGCGTCAAGGGCCGGGGCTTATTGGAATCACTGCCACTCGTGCGCGAAGAATTCAGGACCTACAAGCTTGAAGCCTTTGTCGCGCACCGTCCGACGGACCGCCTCGATATCGTCCGTCGCGATGCGGAAGACCAGCAACCGTTTATTTTCGCGGAAAAAAATCGACGTGGACAAAATGTTCACGCCCATGGCGAAAAGAATCTGGGAAACCTCGGCCATGAGCCCCTTGCGGTCTTCGGTCTCGATGACTAGGCGATGCCCGCCCAGGGCCAGCCCCATTTCCTCGACCAAAACCGCCAGCATCGCCCCCCGGCTGACGTACCCTTTCAATTGCCCGCTGGCATCGACCACGGGCAGGCCCGCCAAATCCCGATCGTTCATGATCTGGGCCGCGACCTCGATATCCGTGTCCGGAGTCACGGTTGGGATATTCGTGCGCACCAAATCCTTGACCGTCACTTTCGACAGCAAATAGTTCAGCTCATGCCGGCTGAACGTCGTGGCCGACGACGGCAAGGCGGCCCGCACATCCTCCTTGGCGACGTAGCCCTTGAGGGCCCCGCCTTCCACGACAAGCAAAATCCACAAACGGTTCTCCTCCATCATCCGGTCGGCTTTCAAAATCATTGTATCCGAGGTGATGGTGGGAATGTGCTTGTGCATGACAAGCCCTACGTACATGATGCTACCCTCCGGCGCCGCGCGCCACGGATTACCGATACCATCGGCGGTGACAGTCAGATGACTTTATGCTACCCGCTTGACTCCATTGTGGGAAATCCAGAAGTCCACGCGCCATAGCAACCTCGACACACCAAAATGAGACGTTTTTTCCTTTGTATTCTCGTGCCGTGCATTCTGACAAGTCTGGCCACCCCTGGATTTTCGGAAAAAACGCTGCGTCTTTTTTTTGAAAAGGATACCACCGCCAATCCTCTTCAAACCAAAAAATACACCGTCAAGGATGGCGACTGGCTCTTCAACATCCTGACGAAGAACGGCTATTCCAACGAGGAAATCCACCGTCTTCTCCCGGCTATCCAGCAAAGCAACCCGCACATCCAGAACCTGGACAGATTGCTTCCCGGACAAAAACTATACATCCCCAAACCACAAGCCCTGAAAAAAACAAAAACAGAAAAAAAGCCGAAACAGGAAAAATCCGAAACCAGCTCACGCATTCAAAAGCCATACGTTGTTCGCTCCGGAGACACGGTCATCAGCATCATGCAGCAACAGGGAATTCCGAGACAGTTGGTTTTCAGCAAATACATGTCGCTTTTTCAACAACTCAATCCAGACGTACCCGACATAAACAATCTTCGGGAAGGACAAAATATTTTCCTCCCGCTTCCCAATCCAGCAGATATCGGACTCTCCGGAAATGCATCAAACGCAACACCGGAATCCTTTTTTTCTGCGAATTTTCCCGGCAACGCCACCTCCAAGAATGCTTTTGACAGCTTGAATGGGCCAGGCACGGCCTGGGACACGTCGATGCTGGCCCAACTCGCCAGCATCACGCCCCTGCTGACAAACCCGTCACCCCTGGCGTCCATGGGCGGCCAGGCCCCGGCGTCGGGGGCCGGCGACACAAACACAATTCCGACCGAAACACGCCAGCCAACCACGGGGTTGCCCTATGTGCGTGGCATTTTCAAGGAAATGCGGTTCGCTTTCGCTCCCGGCGACGAAGAACTCTACCCCCTGCCCGATGGCGGCTGGCTCCAAGTCAAACTCGAGGAAACCCCGCTGATGACCACGCCCTGGGGCGAAAAGGTCATTCTTTGCCCGATCCCCAAAAACTCCGAATGGATCGCCAAGGCCAACCGACTCGGCATGCATGTCTGCTCCGTCGCGCCAGACTGGTCTCTTCCCGACATCATCAAGACCTTGACCAAAAAATTTCCCGAAAAAATCCGCCTCTGGAATCCGGGGCAAGATCTATCCCTGTCTCGCAACGGATTGGGGCTGACCATCAAAATGCCGCACACGGTCATCATCCAACACCGCGGACAAAAAATGGTCCACGCTCTTTGGGGACGACAAGCCCAGGACGATCGCGCCCTGCCCCAGGGCCTGCCCGAAGTGCTACGGGACATGGGGGTCAAGGTCATCGAAACGGACCAATTCAATGAAGTGACCCGGCTTCCGACGCAACCGCGACAATCCGTCTACATCCCCGTGGCCGAACACCGGGAGTTGATCCGCGCCCTAGATCCGGACAATCCCCAGGAATTCTTTGGGCCATCCTTGCCCGAGGATCTTGACGGCCTGCTCCGCCTGCTCAAATCCAGAGACCAGCTGCATCAAGGCTTCGCCAACCTCGCATGGTCCGGAGGCGCGGACCGCCGCATCGCCCTGCAGGTTCCGGCCTGGATCGTGGGACCGCCCTCGGGCAAAACCATCCTCCTGGACAGGCGTTTCGCGGACGAATACCTGATTTCCCTCCTCGCGCACGAAGGCTACACCTGCTTCGTGCTTCCCGATTGACACAAGGATACCCTTATGCCCCGCGATTTTTGCGTATACGGACATCTGGCCGCCTTGGATGACACCGAGCTTCGGGCCTGCTCCATGTTTCTTCACGGGTATGAATGTGAAATCCCCGAAACAGCCGTGCTCGATTTCGTGCACGAGGGGCATTTCCTGGACGTGGACAACGATCTAAAAGGCCTGATGGCCATTCTTGGCCCCAACGCGCGAGGCGTCATCGACGTCATCAACCATCAAGACTGGGAAATGCACCGCTACACCCTGCATGGAGGGACACTGCATCGGAAGCGGATCGCCCTGGACAATGCCCTGGACACGGCATACGCATCCGAACGCAAATCCTAAGCATCAACCTGGGAGCCTCCATGCACGAACTCTCCGTCGCCGAAAGCCTGATCAAAATCATCACCGAGGAAATGGCCAAGCACGGCCTGACCAAACTTCTGTCCGTCAAGGTTGTCCACGGACAGATTTCGGCCATCGTGCCCGAGGCCCTGGAAACCGCCTTCGAAATCCTGACCATCAACACTCCGCTGGCGGGAGCCGCCTTTTCCATGGAACTCAAGCCCATGGTGGTCCGTTGCCGACAATGCGGCATGGAATTCAGCCCCACCCAGGAAGAACACATCCTCATGCCCTGCCCACGATGCGCCACGGAGCTTGGACACGAGATCATCTCGGGGCGGGAACTGTATATCGATCATATCGAAGCCGAATAATCTGGAGGAACACATGAAAGTCGACGTGGTACGCAATATTCTCGAGGCCAACGACAGCGTGGCCGCCGATCTGAACGCCCAGTTCACGACCAAGGGCATTCTGGCCCTCAACCTGATGAGCTCGCCGGGTTCCGGCAAGACAAGCCTGCTCGAACGCACCCTGACCGACCTGAAAAGCGAATTTTCCATGGCCGTCATCGAGGGTGACTGTCAGACCGAAAACGACGCCCGCCGCGTCGCCGCCACCGGAGCCCGAGCCGTGCAGATCAACACCAAGGGCGGCTGTCACCTGGACAGCTCCATGGTCCGCGACGCCTGCGCCCAGCTGGGTCTGGATGGAACGGACATCCTGGTCGTGGAAAACGTCGGCAACCTGGTCTGTCCGGCTGAATTCAGTGTTGGCGAGGACTTCAAGGTGACCATCCTGAGCGTGACCGAGGGCGATGACAAACCGGAAAAATATCCATTCATCTTCGCCGAATCCAAGGTCATGATCCTGAACAAAATCGACCTCCTGCCCTATGTTAATTTCAACGTGGACCGGGCCTGCGCCTTTGCCCGCTCCGTGAACCAGGACATCGCGATCTTCCCGGTCTCCGCCACCACAGGCGAGGGCATGACCGCGTGGTACGACTGGCTGCGCCGGGAACGGGCCAAAAAACAGCTCTAGCCCGATCTCCTGGCCGTCAAAAAAGCCCGCCTCCAACACTGGACAGCGGGCTTTTTGTTTGGGTCGACGCGGACGGCGTTCAGGCCTGGGCCAAAACGGCGTCCACCATGGCCTGGGCCTCGACCTTGATCCGCTCCAGGTGCTCGC belongs to Deltaproteobacteria bacterium and includes:
- a CDS encoding CBS domain-containing protein — its product is MYVGLVMHKHIPTITSDTMILKADRMMEENRLWILLVVEGGALKGYVAKEDVRAALPSSATTFSRHELNYLLSKVTVKDLVRTNIPTVTPDTDIEVAAQIMNDRDLAGLPVVDASGQLKGYVSRGAMLAVLVEEMGLALGGHRLVIETEDRKGLMAEVSQILFAMGVNILSTSIFFRENKRLLVFRIATDDIEAVRRTVRDKGFKLVGPEFFAHEWQ
- a CDS encoding CBS domain-containing protein — encoded protein: MIIKDWMTTDVITIDPEASMMRAAKLMKEKGIRRLPVIDAKGNVVGIISDRDIKEASPSKATTLDVHELYYLLSEIKVKNIMTPNPMTIRDTDTVVKCAAIMHDKKLSGLPVLNDRNELVGIMTQNEVYRVLLSITGVYHGGVQIGFTLPDERGSLKEVLDCLRRHKARVISVLTSYDQVESGFRKVFIRIMDMDKSALNELRQELNEKYGLEFWVRDAINPIS
- a CDS encoding LysM peptidoglycan-binding domain-containing protein, whose translation is MRRFFLCILVPCILTSLATPGFSEKTLRLFFEKDTTANPLQTKKYTVKDGDWLFNILTKNGYSNEEIHRLLPAIQQSNPHIQNLDRLLPGQKLYIPKPQALKKTKTEKKPKQEKSETSSRIQKPYVVRSGDTVISIMQQQGIPRQLVFSKYMSLFQQLNPDVPDINNLREGQNIFLPLPNPADIGLSGNASNATPESFFSANFPGNATSKNAFDSLNGPGTAWDTSMLAQLASITPLLTNPSPLASMGGQAPASGAGDTNTIPTETRQPTTGLPYVRGIFKEMRFAFAPGDEELYPLPDGGWLQVKLEETPLMTTPWGEKVILCPIPKNSEWIAKANRLGMHVCSVAPDWSLPDIIKTLTKKFPEKIRLWNPGQDLSLSRNGLGLTIKMPHTVIIQHRGQKMVHALWGRQAQDDRALPQGLPEVLRDMGVKVIETDQFNEVTRLPTQPRQSVYIPVAEHRELIRALDPDNPQEFFGPSLPEDLDGLLRLLKSRDQLHQGFANLAWSGGADRRIALQVPAWIVGPPSGKTILLDRRFADEYLISLLAHEGYTCFVLPD
- the hypB gene encoding hydrogenase accessory protein HypB, whose amino-acid sequence is MKVDVVRNILEANDSVAADLNAQFTTKGILALNLMSSPGSGKTSLLERTLTDLKSEFSMAVIEGDCQTENDARRVAATGARAVQINTKGGCHLDSSMVRDACAQLGLDGTDILVVENVGNLVCPAEFSVGEDFKVTILSVTEGDDKPEKYPFIFAESKVMILNKIDLLPYVNFNVDRACAFARSVNQDIAIFPVSATTGEGMTAWYDWLRRERAKKQL
- a CDS encoding hydrogenase maturation nickel metallochaperone HypA, which encodes MHELSVAESLIKIITEEMAKHGLTKLLSVKVVHGQISAIVPEALETAFEILTINTPLAGAAFSMELKPMVVRCRQCGMEFSPTQEEHILMPCPRCATELGHEIISGRELYIDHIEAE